The region TCCCTTTAGGTAACTTAAGTACTTCTAATACTTTTTCATTTCCTCTTGGTAGTTGCACGATAGGAGCATAATACCAGAAGTTAGGTGCTCCTTGTATTTGTTGTGCTACTGTAAACTGTGTCATCGATAAGAATACTTGATCTGGATTTAGTCCTAGATAAGACTCTCCCTTATATACTTTACGCAATAATTCTGATGCAAAAGTATTCACAGGTTTCATACGTCCTCCGAAATCCTGAATCACTAGCTCACCAAACTTAGCAGCATGCTCTTTATCTACAGCAGTTGATTTTACTAAAGAATCAATCATCACCTGACTTGGACGCATAGGTGTATCGTGATTATGCTGTGCAAAAGCTCCTACTGATAAGAACAGTAATAACATGGTAAGCATAGAAGCTTTCTTCTCTCTTATTTTATCAAGTTTTCTTTTCAAATCTCCGAATCTAGTATTCTTGTCAAATAATATAGCTAACATTCCTACATATAATAAGAAGTACCCAATATAAGTAATCCATGTTCCCCAGAAATCGTGGTTAACTGATAAGATAGTACCTTTCTCATCTCTGTCAAACTCTGCTTGGAAGAAACGGTACCCTTTGTGATCTAAGATATTATTCATATAGATACGCGCATCGAAATTCTCCGCTCCATCTAATACAGTCACTTGACTTTCAAATGACGCATAGCTACTCTCTGTACCAGGATATTTCTCAGCTATAAACTTGTTTAGTTTTATCTGGAATGGCGTAGTATATACTTTACTACCATATAATAATGTAAATTCTAAATCACCTAATTTAAATGACTGAGGCTCTCCCATTCTTCCCCCTTTACCCATCAGAGTTACTTCCTCCTCTTTCCCTTGAGAACGAACAGTAAGTACTAGAGCATCTGTATTTCTTTTATTTTTAAAATCACCGTCTGATTTCAGAATCATTTTACCTTTAATAGGCATATCTGGCAGTACGAACTGTGTACCAGCCATATTATATAATGATCTAAAGTTTAGTGGTGATTTAGTACCAGCCATCACGTCGCCTTTTGACTGGTCAGCCATCCTCATAAATGTACCTCCAAAAGGAGTTTCCATAAAATAGTTATCCCCTTCCTTTATAATGTTGATTGCTCCATCCGTAGGTTTATTAAATGAAAACAATACATTGTGAATACTCGCTACTTCTCCTTCTTTAAGATAATGCTCATGACGTTCACCATCACCTGATTCTACTAATTTTAAGAATAATGTTCCATTAGGATCTTCTGCTATCGCTTCTTGAGCTCCCATGATATAATCCTTATATTCTATTTCAAAAGGAACGCCATTAAAATCTTCTTTCATTTTAAAATGGTTGTCCGTTACTGATGAGAATAGAATAGGTTTTTCGAAAGTACGTCTACGAGCTTCTCCTTCATACTCACCGTCAGTCATCACAGTAAGGAATGTTTTATCAGAAAAAATCTGATCTGCAGTCTCACCCTCTCTAATAGGCATCATTCCCTCGAAACTAATATAACGCGTAATTAATGCTCCGATAAGAATCAAGATAAATGAAACGTGTAACAGTAAGGTAGCCCACTTTTCTTTACTCAATAATCTGTATCTCTTAATATTCCCAATAAAGTTAATTAGGAAAAAGAACATAATAAACTCAAACCATTTGGTATTGTATATTAGAATACGTGCAGTAGTTGTGTTATATCGATCTTCAATGAATGTCCCTGCCGCTAATGCGATAGCATAAACGATAAAAAGAACAGCCATTAACCGAGTCGAAGAAAAAAAAGATATTATTTTTTTATCCATGAGATGTTAATATGT is a window of Myroides oncorhynchi DNA encoding:
- the ccsA gene encoding cytochrome c biogenesis protein CcsA, which translates into the protein MDKKIISFFSSTRLMAVLFIVYAIALAAGTFIEDRYNTTTARILIYNTKWFEFIMFFFLINFIGNIKRYRLLSKEKWATLLLHVSFILILIGALITRYISFEGMMPIREGETADQIFSDKTFLTVMTDGEYEGEARRRTFEKPILFSSVTDNHFKMKEDFNGVPFEIEYKDYIMGAQEAIAEDPNGTLFLKLVESGDGERHEHYLKEGEVASIHNVLFSFNKPTDGAINIIKEGDNYFMETPFGGTFMRMADQSKGDVMAGTKSPLNFRSLYNMAGTQFVLPDMPIKGKMILKSDGDFKNKRNTDALVLTVRSQGKEEEVTLMGKGGRMGEPQSFKLGDLEFTLLYGSKVYTTPFQIKLNKFIAEKYPGTESSYASFESQVTVLDGAENFDARIYMNNILDHKGYRFFQAEFDRDEKGTILSVNHDFWGTWITYIGYFLLYVGMLAILFDKNTRFGDLKRKLDKIREKKASMLTMLLLFLSVGAFAQHNHDTPMRPSQVMIDSLVKSTAVDKEHAAKFGELVIQDFGGRMKPVNTFASELLRKVYKGESYLGLNPDQVFLSMTQFTVAQQIQGAPNFWYYAPIVQLPRGNEKVLEVLKLPKGTKYAAFIDFFDDNGNYRLAKVVEDANHETVKNKFQTDFLDLDSKMALLNAAFTTRMLTIFPVPGHDNDKWVSPLELNEVGLKGMDSTFTKSILPRMYVPALFEAKETGNYAKADEYLQSLKTFQNAYGKKVIPSEDKIQFEIKYNKYDIFKTLYSYYMLAAILLFIFIISEILKPRRINKTMIKVGSWATVLLFAIHTLGLAVRWYVSGHAPWSDAYESVIYVAWATALFGLYFGRKSELTIASTAFVAGMILWGAHLNFMDPAIANLQPVLNSYWLIIHVAVIVGSYGPFTLGMILGVVTLLLMILTNDKNKKKMDLNIKELTYINEMALTVGLVLLTIGNFLGGQWANESWGRYWGWDPKETWALISIMIYAFVIHARLVPAMRGTWIYNVFSVVAYYSIMMTYFGVNFYLSGLHSYASGDKVITPTIIWWSLGFVIILSVLSFFKYKKYLKK